A DNA window from Roseovarius sp. Pro17 contains the following coding sequences:
- the metF gene encoding methylenetetrahydrofolate reductase [NAD(P)H] produces MAAPRVSFEFFPPKTLEASFRLWDTVQTLAPLQPRFVSVTYGAGGTTRTLTREAVGTLHGSSGLNVAAHLTCVNATRAETMAIADEFHAAGVREIVALRGDAPKDSGGFKPHPEGFKDSCELIAALKERGDFTIRVGAYPEAHPEAADTSADIDWLKRKFDAGADEAITQFFFSADTFLRFRDRCAAAGIDKPIIPGIFPIENWSGARRFAQSCGTTVPDWLNSAFETAERDGRSDLLAIAVATEMCSTLMDHGVEDLHFYTLNRPELTRDICHALGVTPRVELRDVA; encoded by the coding sequence ATGGCCGCGCCCAGAGTATCCTTCGAATTCTTTCCACCCAAGACGCTAGAGGCGTCGTTCCGCCTTTGGGACACGGTGCAAACACTGGCACCGCTACAGCCACGGTTCGTTTCGGTCACCTACGGAGCGGGCGGCACGACACGCACTCTGACGCGCGAGGCGGTCGGCACTTTGCATGGATCGTCCGGCCTGAACGTGGCGGCGCATCTGACCTGCGTCAACGCAACCCGCGCGGAAACGATGGCCATTGCCGATGAATTTCACGCCGCCGGTGTGCGCGAGATCGTCGCCCTGCGCGGAGACGCCCCCAAGGATAGCGGCGGGTTCAAACCGCATCCCGAGGGGTTCAAGGACAGTTGCGAGCTGATCGCGGCCCTCAAGGAGCGCGGCGATTTCACCATCCGCGTCGGCGCCTATCCCGAGGCCCACCCCGAGGCTGCGGACACAAGCGCTGACATCGACTGGCTCAAGCGCAAATTCGATGCGGGCGCCGACGAGGCGATCACGCAGTTCTTTTTCAGCGCCGATACATTCCTGCGCTTTCGCGACCGCTGCGCTGCGGCTGGCATCGACAAGCCGATCATCCCCGGCATTTTCCCGATCGAGAACTGGTCCGGCGCGCGCCGCTTTGCACAATCCTGCGGCACGACCGTTCCCGATTGGCTGAATTCGGCCTTTGAGACGGCCGAGCGTGACGGGCGCAGCGATCTTCTGGCCATCGCCGTTGCCACCGAGATGTGCAGCACCCTGATGGATCACGGCGTAGAGGATCTGCATTTCTATACGCTCAACCGCCCCGAGTTGACGCGCGACATCTGCCACGCATTGGGCGTGACCCCCAGGGTGGAACTGCGCGACGTCGCATAG
- a CDS encoding DUF2235 domain-containing protein — protein MGIVLRKWIRRLYEWALPGGPEHLRSGREGGHAQRGSITHVVILDGTMSSLVPGRESNAGRVYRLLSDSKGTHLNLYYEAGLQWQDWRSTLGVLMGRGINRQIRRAYGHLASRYRPGDRIYLIGFSRGGYAVRSLAGAIDMVGLLRADEAIERHVRLAWRYYRTPPSRGVLQAFRRAYCHDAVPIEMVGVFDTVKALGLRLPVLWRWGAASHEFHSHELGACVLRGYQALALNETRVAYRPFIWQTSPDMQADVQQVWFRGSHGDVGGHLYGFEAARPLANIPLVWLLENGEQAGLPLPEGWRERFPRDAGAPSCGTWGGWGWLFLIRWPREVGVDPSESVHETARQGVAPPG, from the coding sequence ATGGGCATAGTGTTGCGCAAGTGGATCAGGCGGCTTTACGAATGGGCATTGCCCGGCGGCCCGGAACATCTGCGTAGTGGGCGCGAAGGCGGGCACGCTCAGCGCGGATCGATCACACATGTGGTAATTTTGGACGGCACCATGTCGTCCCTCGTTCCGGGGCGCGAAAGCAATGCGGGCCGCGTCTATCGTCTGCTGTCCGACAGCAAGGGCACGCATCTGAACCTCTATTACGAAGCGGGGCTGCAATGGCAGGACTGGCGCAGCACGCTGGGCGTGCTGATGGGGCGCGGAATCAATCGGCAAATTCGCCGCGCCTATGGCCACCTTGCCAGCCGTTATCGGCCGGGGGATCGCATCTACCTGATCGGTTTTTCGCGTGGCGGATATGCAGTGCGCTCGCTGGCGGGGGCTATCGACATGGTGGGTCTGCTGCGCGCTGACGAGGCTATCGAGCGTCATGTGCGGCTGGCGTGGCGCTACTACCGGACACCGCCCAGCAGGGGCGTGCTGCAGGCGTTTCGCCGCGCCTATTGCCACGACGCCGTTCCGATCGAGATGGTCGGCGTTTTTGACACCGTCAAGGCGCTGGGTCTGCGCCTGCCGGTCCTGTGGCGCTGGGGTGCCGCGTCCCATGAATTTCATTCTCACGAGTTGGGGGCGTGTGTGCTGCGCGGGTATCAGGCGCTGGCGCTGAACGAAACCCGCGTCGCCTATCGTCCGTTCATTTGGCAGACCAGTCCCGATATGCAAGCCGACGTGCAACAGGTCTGGTTTCGCGGTTCGCATGGCGATGTCGGCGGGCATCTGTATGGGTTCGAGGCCGCGCGTCCGCTGGCGAATATTCCGCTGGTCTGGTTGCTGGAGAATGGCGAGCAGGCGGGCTTGCCGCTGCCTGAGGGCTGGCGCGAACGCTTTCCGCGAGACGCGGGCGCGCCATCGTGCGGCACTTGGGGCGGTTGGGGTTGGTTATTCCTAATTCGCTGGCCAAGAGAGGTCGGAGTTGATCCGTCCGAGAGCGTGCATGAAACCGCCCGTCAAGGCGTAGCGCCGCCCGGATGA
- a CDS encoding zinc transporter ZntB: protein MHEMTAILLDGQGGARRIAPEAAGGQDVPEGAILWVHVRQSSGEDGAWLTALGGDDIIAGALMAEETRPRCTLYQGGVLMNLRGVNLNPGEDPEDMISLRIWAGPRRIVTLTRRPVQAVQDLLQHCEDGTGPAATSEVIAQLALRLADRTEPVVADLNERIDDLEDAVEAGAGAPPRRELAEIRRVSIQLRRYMFPQRDALSTLEIEPLPWVGPAQRSALREATERVTRLAEELDAIRDRAQVVHDHIMDARAEAMNRQMLLLSVVTAVFLPLGLITGLLGINVGGMPGANAPHAFWIVCAVLLGLGALLLGLFSRLGWLARR from the coding sequence ATGCATGAAATGACCGCGATCCTGCTGGACGGGCAGGGCGGCGCGCGCCGGATTGCGCCTGAGGCTGCCGGGGGGCAAGACGTGCCCGAGGGCGCGATCCTCTGGGTGCATGTGCGTCAGTCGTCGGGCGAGGACGGCGCATGGCTGACTGCGCTGGGCGGCGATGACATAATTGCCGGCGCGCTGATGGCCGAGGAAACGCGTCCGCGCTGCACGCTTTACCAAGGTGGCGTGCTGATGAACCTACGGGGCGTCAATCTGAACCCCGGCGAGGACCCCGAGGATATGATCAGCCTGCGCATCTGGGCTGGGCCGCGCCGGATCGTTACGCTGACCCGCCGCCCAGTGCAGGCGGTGCAGGATCTGCTGCAGCATTGCGAGGACGGCACGGGCCCCGCGGCCACGTCCGAAGTGATTGCCCAGCTTGCCCTGCGCCTTGCCGACCGGACCGAGCCTGTCGTCGCGGACCTGAACGAGCGGATCGATGATCTGGAGGACGCTGTCGAGGCAGGCGCGGGCGCACCGCCCCGTCGCGAGTTGGCCGAAATCCGGCGCGTGTCGATCCAGCTACGCCGCTACATGTTTCCCCAGCGCGACGCGCTCAGCACGCTCGAAATTGAGCCGCTGCCATGGGTCGGCCCCGCCCAGCGCAGCGCTCTGCGCGAGGCGACCGAGCGTGTCACACGCCTGGCCGAGGAGTTGGACGCAATCCGCGACCGCGCGCAGGTGGTGCATGATCACATCATGGATGCGCGCGCCGAGGCGATGAACCGCCAGATGCTGCTGTTGTCGGTCGTCACCGCCGTTTTCCTGCCGCTGGGACTTATCACCGGCCTTTTGGGCATCAACGTGGGCGGCATGCCGGGCGCGAATGCGCCGCATGCGTTCTGGATCGTCTGCGCGGTGCTGCTGGGTCTGGGCGCGCTGTTGCTGGGCCTCTTTTCGCGCTTGGGATGGTTGGCGCGGCGCTAA
- a CDS encoding inositol monophosphatase family protein — protein MALSANLNVMQKAARKAGRALAKDFREVENLQVSMKGAGDFVSRADIQAEQIIKSELMNARPTYGWMAEEGGEEPGTDPTRRWIVDPLDGTTNYLHGLAHWAVSIALEHKGQIVAGVVYDASKDELFFAEKGEGAWMNESRLRVSGRDKLIESIFSTGLPFGGRSDLPHTLQDLARLLPTCAGVRRFGAASLDLAYVAAGRYDGFWERRLQPWDMAAGLLIAREAGALVEAMTPEREILDEGAIICANGQIFDKFSKIIRNQ, from the coding sequence ATGGCACTCAGCGCAAATCTCAACGTGATGCAGAAGGCCGCCCGCAAGGCAGGTCGCGCATTAGCCAAGGACTTTCGCGAGGTCGAGAACCTTCAGGTCAGCATGAAAGGCGCGGGCGATTTCGTCAGCCGCGCCGATATTCAGGCCGAGCAGATCATCAAATCTGAGCTGATGAACGCACGCCCCACCTATGGCTGGATGGCCGAAGAGGGCGGCGAGGAGCCGGGCACCGATCCCACCCGCCGCTGGATTGTCGACCCGCTGGACGGCACGACGAACTACCTGCACGGCCTTGCGCATTGGGCGGTGTCCATCGCGCTGGAGCATAAGGGCCAGATCGTCGCCGGTGTCGTCTATGACGCCTCCAAGGACGAACTGTTCTTTGCCGAAAAGGGCGAGGGCGCGTGGATGAACGAATCGCGCTTGCGCGTGTCGGGGCGTGACAAACTGATCGAGAGTATCTTCTCCACCGGCCTGCCGTTTGGTGGACGGAGCGACCTGCCGCATACATTGCAGGATCTTGCGCGCCTCTTGCCCACCTGTGCTGGTGTGCGCCGCTTTGGCGCGGCCTCGCTGGACCTCGCCTATGTGGCCGCTGGCCGCTACGATGGCTTCTGGGAACGCCGGCTTCAGCCTTGGGATATGGCTGCGGGCCTCTTGATCGCACGCGAGGCCGGTGCGCTGGTCGAGGCAATGACGCCAGAGCGCGAGATATTGGACGAGGGCGCGATCATCTGCGCCAATGGGCAGATTTTCGACAAGTTCTCCAAGATCATCCGCAATCAGTAA
- a CDS encoding GFA family protein, whose protein sequence is MKATCHCGAVELRVTLSDGLATARRCDCSFCARRGAAAVTAPLGGVEVVRGADKLTLYTFNTGTAKHYFCSICGIYTHHQRRSNPNEFGVNLGALEGVNPRDLGSIGWIDGINHPSDA, encoded by the coding sequence ATGAAGGCAACATGTCATTGCGGCGCGGTGGAACTGCGCGTGACGTTATCCGATGGGCTGGCCACGGCACGCCGCTGCGATTGCAGCTTTTGCGCGCGGCGCGGGGCGGCGGCGGTGACTGCGCCGCTGGGTGGCGTCGAGGTGGTGCGCGGCGCGGACAAGTTGACGCTTTATACCTTCAATACTGGCACGGCAAAGCACTACTTCTGCTCGATCTGTGGAATCTACACACATCATCAAAGGCGCTCGAACCCGAATGAATTCGGGGTGAACCTAGGTGCGCTGGAGGGGGTAAACCCCCGCGATCTGGGCAGTATCGGCTGGATCGACGGGATCAATCACCCGTCGGACGCCTAG
- a CDS encoding nuclear transport factor 2 family protein: MEDLVKLGQEFVEAMRSGRGIEHVDEVYAENAESVEAVVPPGRSVRIAKGRGAIKAKREDWTATHDIHKLEADGPYVHPPHRFGVRFEVEVTQKATGRKMTLREIAVYTVENNKIVREEFFMLPK; this comes from the coding sequence ATGGAAGATTTAGTCAAACTCGGACAGGAATTCGTCGAGGCGATGCGGAGCGGTCGCGGCATTGAGCATGTCGACGAGGTCTATGCCGAAAACGCGGAGTCGGTCGAGGCGGTTGTGCCACCCGGACGATCCGTGCGGATCGCCAAGGGCCGCGGCGCGATCAAAGCGAAACGCGAGGATTGGACGGCGACGCACGATATTCACAAGCTCGAAGCCGACGGGCCCTATGTCCATCCGCCCCACCGTTTCGGAGTGCGCTTCGAGGTCGAGGTTACGCAGAAAGCCACCGGTCGGAAGATGACGCTGCGCGAGATCGCAGTTTATACCGTTGAGAATAATAAGATCGTCCGTGAAGAGTTCTTCATGTTGCCGAAGTAG
- a CDS encoding rhomboid family intramembrane serine protease has protein sequence MFPIRDHNPSGRAPYVTYALIVANIGVFLSYWPLMSDPRALSAFYVEWSMIPAKIMYDGSYLTLISSMFLHGGWMHLAGNMLFLWVFGDNLEDEMGHIPFLAFYLACGVGAGLAQMASQPYSLVPTVGASGAIAGVMGGYLLLFPKAKVDILIIFVFFFRILPLPAWIMLGLWFAFQIFGGLSSPTVGGGVAYWAHAGGFVIGVLLTLPLLLRRGGRQFWARTDGRPPHPEARYTTARTRIPTVRRK, from the coding sequence ATGTTTCCCATCCGCGATCATAACCCGTCGGGGCGCGCGCCCTATGTGACCTACGCGCTGATAGTGGCGAATATCGGCGTCTTTCTCAGCTATTGGCCACTGATGAGCGACCCGCGCGCCCTGAGCGCGTTCTACGTCGAGTGGTCGATGATCCCGGCCAAGATCATGTATGACGGCTCCTATCTCACGCTGATAAGCTCAATGTTCCTGCACGGCGGATGGATGCATCTGGCGGGCAACATGCTGTTTCTGTGGGTTTTTGGCGACAACCTCGAGGATGAGATGGGCCATATTCCCTTCCTCGCCTTCTATCTTGCCTGCGGCGTCGGCGCGGGGCTGGCACAGATGGCGTCTCAGCCCTATTCGCTGGTCCCAACCGTGGGCGCATCCGGGGCAATTGCGGGTGTCATGGGTGGCTACCTGCTGCTCTTTCCCAAGGCCAAGGTGGATATCCTCATCATCTTCGTCTTTTTCTTTCGCATCTTGCCGCTGCCCGCCTGGATCATGCTGGGCCTGTGGTTCGCCTTTCAGATATTTGGCGGGCTGTCGTCGCCCACCGTGGGCGGCGGCGTGGCCTATTGGGCCCATGCCGGCGGCTTTGTGATCGGGGTTTTGCTGACCCTGCCCTTGCTCTTGCGACGTGGCGGCAGACAGTTCTGGGCGCGCACGGACGGGCGTCCGCCGCATCCAGAGGCGAGATACACAACCGCGCGCACGCGCATTCCAACAGTGAGGCGAAAATGA
- a CDS encoding AEC family transporter has protein sequence MAVIFIQTLPFFMIIALGYGAGRSGFFTPEATAWLTKFVFYFALSAMLLRFSANLSVREVFDLPFVLAYLCGSGVIYVLATVVAILRGTRAEEAAVEAQCAVIGNVGFLGIPMLAMLMGEAAIPAVMMVLAVDLIVFGALIVIVITGTRDGRMRPAVLGTVGLGLLKNPMIVSIVVGLTLASLRLPIPGPVNEFLIILGDAATPGALFAIGASLAGKSAERPYVAGWLSFCKLVLHPAAVAVAALLVFDVPSYMAAVMIAAASLPVAGNVYMLAQHYGIAPQRVSTSILISTVLAAVTVSLVIGWVQPLY, from the coding sequence ATGGCCGTGATATTTATCCAAACCCTTCCGTTCTTTATGATCATCGCGCTTGGCTACGGCGCGGGGCGCAGTGGATTTTTCACGCCCGAGGCGACAGCGTGGCTGACGAAATTCGTGTTCTACTTTGCCCTGTCGGCAATGCTGCTGCGGTTTTCGGCCAACCTTAGCGTGCGCGAGGTCTTTGATCTGCCATTCGTGCTGGCCTATCTGTGCGGCTCTGGCGTGATCTATGTGCTGGCGACAGTGGTCGCCATCCTGCGCGGCACCCGCGCCGAAGAGGCGGCGGTCGAGGCGCAATGCGCGGTGATCGGCAATGTCGGTTTTCTGGGTATCCCTATGTTGGCGATGTTGATGGGTGAGGCGGCAATCCCAGCGGTGATGATGGTGCTGGCGGTCGATCTGATCGTGTTCGGCGCGCTGATCGTGATCGTGATTACCGGCACGCGCGACGGGCGGATGCGTCCAGCGGTGCTGGGCACGGTCGGGCTAGGCCTGCTGAAAAACCCGATGATCGTGTCGATTGTCGTCGGTCTGACATTGGCCTCCCTGCGCCTGCCGATCCCCGGCCCGGTGAACGAATTTTTGATCATTTTGGGCGACGCTGCGACGCCCGGCGCGCTCTTTGCCATTGGCGCATCGCTGGCCGGAAAATCGGCCGAGCGGCCTTATGTCGCGGGCTGGCTCAGCTTTTGCAAACTGGTGTTGCACCCTGCAGCCGTGGCCGTGGCCGCGTTACTGGTCTTTGACGTGCCGTCCTACATGGCGGCGGTGATGATCGCGGCGGCCTCGCTGCCGGTGGCTGGCAACGTCTATATGCTGGCGCAGCACTACGGCATCGCGCCGCAGCGAGTATCGACGTCAATCCTGATCTCGACCGTGCTGGCGGCGGTTACCGTGTCGCTGGTGATCGGCTGGGTGCAGCCGCTCTATTAA
- a CDS encoding valine--tRNA ligase, giving the protein MAMDKTFDAAEAEQRLYEAWETSGAFKAGANAAEGAEPFSIMIPPPNVTGSLHMGHAFNNTLQDILVRWHRMRGFDTLWQPGTDHAGIATQMVTERDMAANGEPTRAEMGREAFIERVWQQKVKSRGTIIGQLKRLGASADWSREAFTMGGAAGDPDKGKGPNFHDAVIKVFVDMFDKGLIYRGKRLVNWDPHFETAISDLEVENVEVAGHMWHFKYPLAGGETYEYLEKDEDGHVTFREMRDYIAIATTRPETMLGDGAVAVHPSDARYAAIIGKLCEIPVGPKEHRRLIPIITDEYPDPNFGSGAVKITGAHDFNDYAVAKRNGIPCYRLMDTSAQMRDDSAPYAEAASIAMAIAKGEREMGEAEVDTINLVPDDLRGLDRLEARKRVVEQITGEGLAVMVPGDPEESEGNVCMDPGMVPLVEAKQIMQPFGDRSKVVIEPMLTDQWFVDTAQIVMPAIDAVRSGDVTIMPESDRKVYFHWLENIEPWCISRQLWWGHQIPVWYGLDLERGEFKDDESDGALDMVEMQRLLWDQSLAKGTDRYHAAPDFKGLADKFDDVLAGLPTPLNHARLVEVASRDEAMHCLAESLADYVSSQDPTHLLYPVWRDPDVLDTWFSSGLWPIGTLGWPEETPELAKYFPTSTLITGFDIIFFWVARMMMMQYAVTGQKPFSHVYVHALVRDEKGKKMSKSLGNVLDPLELIDEYGTDAVRFTLTAMAAMGRDLKLSSSRIAGYRNFGTKLWNAARFAEMNGATTAALSSDYSQNNLPAPNETVNKWIVGETAKVRQDVDAALEAYRFNDAANALYVFVWGKVCDWYVEFSKPLLMDGEDAVKRETQETMAWVIDQCLILLHPIMPFITEELWGDLGERQKMLIHTDWPEYGNEVVDAAADREMNWVISLIDAVRSARAQMHVPAGLKIPMLVTALDDAGKAAWERNEAMIKRLARIESLAHVDAFPKGCATVAVEGGIFGLPLADIIDVDEEKARLEKALGKLEKEIGGLKGRVNNPKFVASAPEDVVIEAQGNLALREEEAVTLRAALARLAELG; this is encoded by the coding sequence ATGGCGATGGACAAGACATTCGATGCGGCCGAGGCCGAGCAGCGTCTATATGAGGCGTGGGAGACATCCGGCGCGTTCAAGGCAGGTGCGAACGCCGCCGAGGGGGCTGAACCCTTCAGCATCATGATCCCGCCGCCGAACGTCACCGGCAGCCTGCATATGGGCCATGCGTTCAACAACACGCTTCAGGACATTCTGGTGCGCTGGCACCGCATGCGCGGTTTCGACACCCTATGGCAACCCGGCACCGATCATGCCGGTATCGCCACGCAGATGGTGACCGAACGCGACATGGCCGCCAATGGCGAGCCGACGCGCGCCGAGATGGGCCGCGAGGCGTTCATCGAGCGCGTCTGGCAGCAAAAGGTGAAATCGCGCGGCACCATTATCGGCCAGCTCAAGCGCCTTGGTGCGTCTGCCGACTGGTCGCGCGAGGCGTTCACCATGGGTGGCGCGGCGGGCGATCCGGACAAGGGCAAGGGCCCGAATTTCCACGATGCGGTCATCAAGGTCTTTGTTGATATGTTCGACAAGGGGCTGATTTATCGCGGCAAGCGGCTGGTCAACTGGGACCCGCATTTCGAGACGGCGATTTCCGATCTGGAGGTCGAGAACGTCGAGGTTGCCGGGCACATGTGGCACTTCAAATACCCGCTCGCCGGTGGCGAGACCTACGAGTATCTGGAAAAGGACGAGGATGGTCACGTCACATTCCGCGAAATGCGCGATTACATTGCCATCGCCACGACCCGGCCCGAAACGATGCTGGGCGACGGCGCGGTGGCCGTGCATCCCTCGGACGCACGCTACGCCGCTATCATAGGCAAGCTGTGTGAAATTCCGGTGGGGCCTAAGGAACATCGCCGCCTGATCCCGATCATCACTGATGAATATCCCGATCCGAATTTCGGCTCGGGCGCGGTCAAGATCACGGGCGCGCATGATTTCAACGACTACGCGGTGGCCAAACGCAACGGGATTCCCTGCTATCGCCTGATGGATACAAGCGCACAGATGCGCGATGACAGCGCGCCTTATGCTGAGGCCGCGAGCATCGCAATGGCCATCGCCAAGGGTGAGCGCGAGATGGGCGAGGCCGAGGTCGACACGATCAACCTCGTGCCCGACGATCTGCGCGGGCTGGACCGACTGGAGGCACGCAAGCGCGTCGTCGAGCAGATCACCGGTGAGGGTCTGGCCGTCATGGTGCCGGGCGACCCCGAAGAGTCCGAGGGCAATGTCTGCATGGACCCCGGCATGGTCCCGCTGGTCGAAGCCAAGCAGATCATGCAGCCCTTCGGCGACCGCTCGAAAGTAGTGATCGAACCGATGCTGACGGACCAGTGGTTCGTCGATACCGCGCAGATCGTGATGCCCGCCATCGACGCCGTCCGCTCGGGCGACGTGACGATCATGCCTGAGAGTGATCGCAAGGTCTATTTCCACTGGCTAGAGAATATCGAGCCTTGGTGCATTTCGCGCCAGTTGTGGTGGGGGCATCAGATTCCGGTCTGGTATGGTCTCGATCTGGAGCGGGGCGAGTTCAAGGATGACGAATCCGACGGCGCGCTGGATATGGTCGAGATGCAGCGCCTCTTGTGGGATCAATCGCTGGCAAAGGGCACCGACCGCTATCACGCAGCGCCTGATTTCAAAGGGCTGGCTGACAAGTTCGACGACGTTCTGGCCGGTCTGCCGACGCCGCTGAACCATGCGCGCCTTGTCGAAGTGGCGAGTCGTGATGAAGCGATGCACTGTCTGGCCGAAAGTCTGGCGGACTACGTAAGCAGTCAGGACCCGACGCATCTGCTTTATCCGGTGTGGCGCGATCCCGATGTGCTGGACACGTGGTTTTCGTCCGGCCTCTGGCCCATCGGCACGCTGGGCTGGCCCGAGGAAACGCCTGAACTGGCCAAGTATTTCCCGACCAGCACGCTGATCACCGGTTTCGACATCATCTTTTTCTGGGTCGCCCGGATGATGATGATGCAATACGCCGTGACCGGGCAAAAGCCGTTCAGCCATGTCTATGTCCACGCGCTGGTGCGCGACGAGAAGGGCAAGAAGATGTCCAAATCCTTGGGCAACGTGCTGGACCCGCTGGAATTAATCGACGAATACGGCACCGACGCCGTGCGGTTCACCCTGACGGCCATGGCTGCGATGGGGCGTGATCTGAAACTGTCCAGCAGCCGCATCGCGGGCTATCGCAACTTCGGCACCAAACTCTGGAATGCCGCGCGCTTTGCCGAGATGAACGGGGCGACCACCGCTGCTCTGAGCAGTGATTATTCGCAGAATAACCTGCCCGCGCCAAATGAGACGGTGAACAAGTGGATCGTAGGCGAAACGGCAAAGGTGCGTCAGGATGTGGATGCCGCGCTGGAGGCGTATCGCTTCAACGACGCGGCGAATGCGCTGTATGTTTTTGTCTGGGGCAAGGTCTGTGACTGGTATGTCGAATTTTCCAAGCCGCTGCTGATGGACGGCGAGGACGCAGTCAAGCGCGAGACGCAGGAGACGATGGCATGGGTTATCGACCAATGTCTGATTTTGCTGCACCCTATCATGCCCTTCATCACCGAAGAGCTGTGGGGCGATCTGGGCGAGCGGCAAAAGATGCTGATTCATACCGATTGGCCTGAGTATGGCAATGAGGTCGTCGATGCGGCGGCCGACCGCGAGATGAACTGGGTCATTTCCCTGATCGACGCAGTGCGCAGCGCGCGCGCGCAGATGCATGTGCCGGCGGGGCTGAAAATTCCGATGCTGGTCACAGCACTGGACGATGCCGGCAAAGCCGCGTGGGAGCGTAACGAGGCGATGATCAAGCGGCTGGCGCGGATCGAGAGCCTTGCCCATGTCGATGCCTTCCCCAAGGGCTGCGCAACTGTCGCCGTCGAGGGCGGTATTTTTGGCCTGCCGCTGGCGGACATCATCGACGTGGACGAAGAAAAGGCGCGGTTGGAGAAAGCACTGGGCAAGCTGGAAAAGGAAATCGGCGGGCTGAAAGGGCGCGTGAACAACCCCAAATTCGTAGCCTCAGCGCCCGAAGACGTGGTCATCGAGGCCCAAGGCAACCTCGCCCTGCGCGAAGAAGAGGCCGTGACGCTGCGCGCGGCGCTGGCAAGGCTGGCTGAACTGGGCTAG
- a CDS encoding LysR family transcriptional regulator — MHIEFRHLRTIRAIHAAGGLAKAADQLNITQSALSHQIKGLEDQAGVELFVRRSKPMTLSGAGMRLLRVANKVLPEIEALEAEFSGVREGSSGRLHIAIECHACFEWLFPVLEAFRQNWPEVDVDIRPGLAFDALPALQKEEVDLVVSSDPEVLRGIGFKPLFDYEPVFLASATHPLAQKKFIEAEDFRDQALITYPVDRSRLDVFTELLTPAKVEPASIRQVELTAVILLLVASNRGVAVLPDWVVRELRTSTDYVVRPITEGGLTKRLYAAIRDDDAAKPFMAHLLKLAREIPVRLQRREGV, encoded by the coding sequence ATGCATATCGAGTTCCGGCATCTGCGCACGATCCGCGCGATCCACGCCGCCGGCGGGCTGGCCAAGGCCGCCGATCAGCTGAACATCACGCAATCCGCGCTGAGCCATCAGATCAAGGGGCTTGAGGATCAGGCGGGTGTCGAACTGTTCGTGCGAAGGTCCAAGCCGATGACGCTATCGGGGGCAGGGATGCGCCTGCTGCGCGTCGCCAATAAGGTGCTGCCCGAGATCGAGGCGCTGGAGGCCGAATTCAGCGGCGTGCGCGAGGGAAGTTCTGGCCGCCTGCACATCGCTATTGAGTGTCACGCCTGTTTCGAGTGGCTGTTCCCGGTGCTGGAGGCATTTCGCCAGAACTGGCCCGAGGTTGACGTCGATATTCGCCCCGGCCTCGCCTTTGACGCGCTGCCTGCGCTGCAAAAGGAAGAGGTTGATCTGGTCGTGTCCTCGGACCCCGAGGTGCTGCGCGGCATCGGATTCAAGCCGCTGTTTGACTACGAGCCGGTGTTTTTGGCCTCGGCCACGCATCCGCTGGCGCAGAAGAAGTTTATCGAAGCCGAGGATTTTCGCGATCAGGCGTTGATCACCTACCCGGTCGACCGCTCGCGTCTGGACGTGTTCACCGAGCTGCTGACACCTGCCAAGGTCGAGCCTGCCAGCATCCGACAGGTGGAACTGACCGCCGTCATTCTGCTGCTTGTCGCCTCGAACCGGGGTGTTGCCGTGTTGCCGGACTGGGTCGTGCGCGAATTGCGCACCAGTACCGACTATGTCGTGCGCCCCATCACAGAGGGCGGCCTGACCAAGCGGCTCTACGCCGCGATCCGCGACGATGACGCGGCCAAGCCGTTCATGGCGCATCTGCTGAAACTAGCGCGCGAGATCCCGGTGCGGTTGCAAAGGCGGGAGGGTGTTTAG